The genomic segment ACGAAGGTGCCCCCGGTCGGCTGAGAAGTCGAAGACGAATCCCAGCGGCTTCATCTCCATTTCATCCAGTAAAGATTCAGTACAGACACAGACATAAAGTGCGTCCCGACCTGTTCACCCACTCTGAAATTCTCCTGATCCTGAGGATGGCACTACATACATATACCTTGTTTTACTCAGTGCCCATTTCgggaaataaacaacaacaacaacaacaacaaagaaacagagtCCAGGATAAAAAAGCAATGTCACCAAAAAGAGAATGAGATCTTGGGCACTTCTGGGAAAGAGGAACCAGAGCAGTCACATCAGCATTCTGAAGTGACAGCAGAAATACTCATTACACCTCATACATTCACTAGTGTCTGATCCATCTGCTACTTCTCAAGCTCTTTATTGCTGCAGCGGTTCACGTGGACAGTCCAGCTCCTACTGCTCCCGATCCTGCCATTTGAAACTCATGCACATCATCTGGCGATGGACTCTGCCACAGGAGGCAAGGGGAGTTTGTGGAGAGAGTTCATAAACTCCAGAATCTCGAGGATGCACATAATATGTGGTTTAAAACATAATTCATAAGTAAGGTCATGTTAAAAATCACTGGTACTTGGGATTGGGAGAGAGCAGGACGCTTCTCTAGTGTAACCCCACCTTATTCTGGAATTCCTCTCGTGTTATAGCTGGAACTAGTCCTTCCCCCTGTGTGAGCATTCCTGTTCATGGACAGACCACATACCATGAACGTCTAGAGCACAGAGGGCGACTCTCACCTGAACGTCTGAGTCTGACTTGAATGCTGTGTGCATGGGTGTGAACCGTgaagggatgtggagaaattatgTCCCGTAATGAACTAAGAACCTCTCCCTTCCTGAATCCGTCTCCTGGTCCTCCTTCCCATAGTTGAGGCGTCTGCCCTGCTCTCTTCTGTCTCTCAAAACCCCCTCTATATTCTTCTATTACCTCCCACTTTCATCTTTCCCAGTCCTCACCTACTCGGTAGAAGAGTCCCTCTTGTCAAGAGATGGTTCTAACATGCAAAGCAAAAAGGATGAGCTGATAAGTCTGCTTCCAGTCCTTAGAGACACGGGCCCCAGGAGAAACTCAGGACAGTGCCTGTAACCCTGTCCGTGCCACTATTTCAGTTGATGGCCTTTCCCCAAACCCTTCCTTTACTCTTCCGGATATGGCAGTTCAGGAATTCAAAGCAAGAAGTCCACAGAGAGTCTCAACTATGCACCACCTCAGTGTCTGGAATATATGATGTGGGGCAACATGAGACAAAATGCTAGTTGTATCCTGGTAAAGAAtctcagctgtggtgcagccagtgAGAGGGACTTATTGAGGACAAAGCGTGGATGGCTATAGAGTCCATAACCAAAGAGCTGGAAATGCCTCGTTTGGTCCTACTGCTACGCACTAGATGAAAATGAAACTCACTAAAGTGAAATGCATACCTAAAAACTACTACAATAGGGAGTATACGGGGAGTCTCTATTAACTCAATTTTGCTATAAtcttaaaactgctctaaaaattaagACCTACGTTAAAGGTCATAAGCATTGTGATCTCTCAAACCTGATTCTCTATAGGCTGGTAccttatccactgtgccacaggttcTTTGCCTGATGAAACGGATTAGATACATTTGGTCTGATTATAAAAAGAAGCTTCCACTCAGTGAATAAAACTCCTTATGGTGTCAACAACATTGACTTCTAGAGGTCTACTGGTGATTAAGCCATGCAGAAAGGCGGGCAGGTGGGCTACTGAATGCTAAGAAACCTCTAATCAGGGTGAATAAAATTCCCCATGTCTGTCAACAATACTGACTTCTAAATGTGGAGTaaagaaatttcctttaaaaatatcttctactGTTCATCTTTTCCACTCTAGTTTTGAACTTGGTAACATGCGTTTAATTACGAATGTTCACGCTCATCTCTTCACTCGACTAAGATATTATTACTGCATATGTGTCAAAGTTTTCTAATCTTTGGGTACTCTCATGTTTAATATATTCATTGAGAACTGGCTCTTTCAGACATTGAACAAAATAGAATGATCCCAGTAGCACAGTTCTaatgaagaaaatttatttagttaTGACAGGAATTTACCACCCACTGCTAGTCCATGAAAATAAGAGGTTCCGTCTACCCTTCCACTTTCTACAGCAAACCTCACATCTCCAACCTCAGTCTCCTTGTGAAAGTACCAAAGAAGTGAGGTGACCTCACTGCCGTCATGGGCACTGAATGCCCCAGAATTTCCTCACatacttttctaattttaacGCAAATCACTCTGACGTCATCTAAGTTTGATGTGATCCAGGATCCCAAAGGTAAAGGATTATTATCAGTCAGCAACCACTCTCCTTTACCATAAGGTCCATATGTATATAGCTCAGGAATGTCATAGGAGAAGCTAAATGAGCAATTTCACCTCCCATTGCCACCATTTTTGGCAGCCTAGGTCCCAAACTCAATTTTGAATGAGTCATCACGATGGGGTGAAGGTGATGGGGAAATATCCACATTGAGAGCTACAGATAGACCACGTCATAGAGCACAAAGCCTGGGAGTCACTACACGTCTGAAAGGCAGAGTGGAAGACTGTACTTTCAGGGATCATTTCTACAGTTTGTGAAAGGCAGAGTGGTTTTGAGGAGAAGGCATCCTTCGCCTCTCTTTCAGATCGACTTTACTCTGTGTCCTGACCATAAAGAGTTGCATCAACAGTTGTCTTTACTCTGTGACTTCTGGTTTGACTTGGTCGGTGATGGAAACGGCAGGAAACAAGAACACGGGAGAACATACCATCGCCGTGTCTACTCCCTGACTCCCCACCAAGCCCTCCCTCGGGCTTCCTCACGCTCATCGCATCTCTCCCGAGAAACAGAACGCTCATGCCAGGTGTCCTCCTCATGTGTCCTTCTCGCGTGTTGGTAATTTTCATTTCCCCCTTGTCACGTCAGGACCAGCGATGGCAGCAAAGTCCCTTCTGTAATACTATAGTAATATGCTATGTACTATTATATTAATATGGTACATATTTATATACCcatatatcttcttggattttgGATTTGATTTTCCTGAATCTTGCCCACATATGTTCAATGACCTCTGACCCACttataaattctttaaattataaGGATTTCAAaaaaacaccccccaaaaaaatttttaaaaaatcaatcaataatcCAGTTTGAGCAAGGCGTATTTTTCCTGACAGCAagttaagcaaaagaaaagaggagttcccgtcgtggcgcagtggttaacgaatccgactaggaaccataaggttgcgggttcaatccctggccttgctcagtgggttaacgatccggcgttgccgtgagctgtggtgtaggttgcagacgtggttcagatcccgagttgctgtggctctggcttaggccggtggctacagctccgattcaacccctagcctgggaacctccatatgccgcgggagcggcccaagaaatagcaacaacaacaacaaaaaaaaaaaaaaaaaaaaaaaaacaaaagacaaaaaaaaaaaaaaaaaaagagaactgtcCACCTCATTTACATATGTACATCTCTCCGTCACTGTCTATCACTGTCTATCAGCATCACGAACACTATCCACGAGTTTATTATATGGTAAAGTTTTAATACGTGTAGTTTAAAACATGACTAGAAGTATGATGttcagtttttaaatgaattgtcTTTTCCCCCCAAATGGGGAGGGGGTTCATCTCAAAGAGAGACTTGCCCAAGTGTAGAAGATGCCATTTCAAGTAAGTCTTCGCATATTTAGTTTTCCGCATAGAACAGTGAGAAGAAGCTGAGACTGAGGAAGGGTCAGGAGAAGACAGAGCAAGTCTGCCCAAACAAAGATGAGAAGAGAGGACTCTCTTATGAAGGGAAGCTGAATAAATTCCTGAAGAGGTGATGCACACAGAGCAGAGTGATGGGGTCGCCTGTGATTTACCCTGGAGCTCAGACTCCACATATCCACAATACATTAATGCTTTTGCCATGGATAAGCCTTACTgccagtatttatttattcctttaaatattcTCCAGCATTCAGTGGCCCCAGCTGCTATAAAATCTGCCTTCTATCTGATTCCATCTTTATATTTTCACagactgttttgttttaaattcatttgGAAGTGAAGAATTTGGTGTCTATTTTTGTTGTGTTCCTTGAGATGTTTACTTCctaaatgagttttttaaaacgTGATTCTgtatagtttaaattttttaacttatatgctgtattcttccttcttttcgAATTGTCCAGACATAATATTACATAAAAAGTGTCTGCTTACCTTTTTCAGCTCCCCACTATTTAACCAATGGGGGGGGTGTTAGGGGAGTGATTTAATATAGTATTTGTACAAAAATAAGTAGTTTGAGTTCTCTGCGAACTCTCTTTCTAATCGCCTTAGATCCAtttctattttccattaaaatgtgAACTTTAACCTTGAATGCTGAAAATGTGTTTCCTCTTATTTCCTAGGGAATTGTGTGAGGCAGTAGGATCTTAGGTGCTTACAGTTCTATTGTTCTAATTTGTTTAAAGTTCTACTCCTAAGAAGGTTTGCCTAATAGGCGTGTACACTAATAAAGTGATGCTGATTTTTTAACCCCATTTCATGAGTATACAGAGCTCCTTTGGTGTGAGGTCTGGATTTGTCTTGAGTTTTCCCCACGGAAGAAAACGAACTCTAGGCAGTTATTGCCCAGCGTTTTCTGACAACCATATCaaaagaagcagaggaaacaaggaaatgtgatagttttatttattccatcTCTAAATTCAAACATCCATCTAATTATGGTTTGAGGCAAAATATgaagagttgggagttcctgttgtggctcagtggaaacgaacccaactagtatccatgagaatgtgggttggatccctggcctcgatccgtggggtaaggatccagcattgccatgagctgtggtgtaggtcacagacgtggctcagatctggtcttgctgtggctggtagctgcagctctgattcaacccctagcatgggaacttccatatgctgcaggtgcagccctaaaatgcaaaaaaaaaaaaaaagaagaataacaaTGAAGTCCACTTTGtcttaatggaaagaaaataacaaaatatacctAATTATCAACACCAACTCTaccaaacattattttttttaaactttgaatagTTAACTTGTGTTTTAACATGGACAATCAGACGTCTCTTCAAACCTGAAGGTGAAAATATCGccataaaatatttgaatgaaagaaATTCCCTCTTACTAAACCTTCTGACACAAGGAATTTGAGATGCTTTAAAGCTAGGAAATAATGATAGAAacagatgcaatttttttttggagggacaTGTAGAATGTATCAACTATCATGGAATTATTATGTACCAAATGTGAGCAAGAATTCCTAACCTGATTATCTTCAGAATGAAGAACATGAATTCAAAGGTCCAGATATCAGGGAATCTCGTGCCTTCTAAGTGGGAGCAAGCCCAACCCTTTTGGAGAATAGTATCCTTAGGAAACCCTGGCGAATCTGCTTTGTCTTGATGCTGTAAATAATTGGGTTGAGCACAGGTGGAACTAACAGGTAAACATTGGCCATGGTGACGTGAATCACGGGAGAAGAGTGTTTTGCAAAGCGATGCACCAGGGATAACCCTATCATTGGCACGTAGAGAATAAGCACAGCACAAATATGAGAGGCACATGTGTTGAGGGCTTTGAGCTTCCCCCTCTTGGATGCGATGCGTAGCACAGAGCGGAAGATGAAAGCATATGATAAAAAAATTCCTAGAGCGTCTACACCCCAATAAAACACCACGACAAACAAGCCAAACAGAACGTTGAACGAGATGTCAGCACAGGCCAAACGGATGATATCTTGATGTAAGCAGAAAGAGTGGGAGAGGACGTGGGAGTGACAGAAGGAAAGTCTGGGAATGCGAACAAGAATAACAGGGAGGACAGGAGAGCATCTGATGACAATGAAGCCCCCTATGTAGACAATGCGTCGGGGGGTGAGCTTGCTGCAATACCTCAAAGGATCGCAAATGGCAACGTAGCGGTCAAGGGCCATGGCCAGGAGCACGGCTGATTCCATCAGAGAAAAGGTGTGGATGAAATACATCTGGGCCACACACGCGTTTATCTCGATCTCCTTCGCATCGAACCAGAAGGTTTTCAGCACTGTTGGCAGAGTGGAGATGGACATGCCCAGGTCGGTGAGGGCGAGCATGGCCAGGAAGTAGTACATGGGTTCGTGCAGACGCTGGTCAGTGTGGATGATGTGAAGGATTGTGCAGTTGCCCACGGTGCCCGTCAGGTAGAGCACacaaaaggggagggagaggaagggctgCACATTCTCAGAGCCGGGAATCCCAGTGAGGTAGAAGGAAGCCGGCGGTCCACTACTGGCATTAGAGCCTGGGGCAGTCACGAGGCTGGCCCACGGAGCCATTCTGCTGCCCTTAACATGTGGACGCCTAAAAGGAGAGGATACCAAGTCATGCttctctgtttgttctttttcctaattttcaaTTCTTGCTTAGCAGGGACATCATGCATACAGGCtggaaaatgattttgaaaaatcagCTAATGTCGCCATCCTCTTTTAATGACTACTATTTAATCCTTAAAAGGGTCTGAGGTCATTGCATCGTCATCTGCCCATCTTTTACCCTATTAATTCTAGATTTTGGAGTGATTCATAAAATATACTTTCCTCCCCTAAGTTTATGACGTAGTCTCCTCTGTTCTCTAACAATATTTTGATAGGATGGCTGGGTTTTATGTACTTTTAGATGTGTCATTTACttgccatttatttttgtgtgtgatgtaaGAAAATTTCCCCAGACCCTGACCGCTCCGTGTTAAGCATTCCTTGGTGGAAACATCTTCAGAATGAATATCAGAAAAAACTCAGGCCATCAATGCATAGACTTAGTTTtatgcaacattaaaaaaaaaaaaaatcgcaagaCTAATCAAGTCACATTATAAGATATGAAACTGTTATTTCAGAAACACTGTATATGAGGCAAGTGTGGTTGGCATTTAGAAAGGCACAAGAATCAGCCCTCACCCTGGTTTAAATGGGAATCAGAAGTCCGCAAGCATCTGAGGGTAAATAATGTTTACCCTATTTAGGCAGTCTAGGGTAATCGGATTTGGTTTCTCTTTCACATTCTCCACCAAGGTTTATTTACGTGTACCTATCCTGCAGTGAGACAAGAGTTTTATTTAAGTGAATTTCTATCATCGGCTCCCTGGGTAGAAGTGATTTGAGAGCTCTATCAGCTTTGTTGAACTTGGAGCCTCCCTTTTACCATCTCTGGAACTCACAACCAGTTTTCTGATATTGTCATCTGTGGACGTGGCCTTGGGCCATCTGAcagatgccaaaaaaacaaaacaaaacaaaacaacaacaacaaaaaatccagcCATCACAGCCTCATTATTAACCTCAGAGTGAAGTTAACCCACCCAAGACTGTGATCCAGTGGCTTATTGTAACTGCAGAAATCTGCTGCCATtctcttgtttttgttcttttgctcatTGTTTTACTGTATTTCAATGATAAAGATAACAGGCCTTGTCTCACCATATTAGACAGATAATTAAATCAAATTACATATGAAAATGCTGACCACGATCCTCTTTCAATTTCAATGTTTACATTTCAATCATCATATTTTTACCATAAAGTATCAATGATGTCAATAGAAAAATACGTTATCGGTAAATAAATGGAGGCTTAGAAAATTAAACGGTTTGACCATGTCACCTAAGTGCAATGACAGATTTAACAGACGTCAGCTTCAGGGTTCTGCTCCTGCGGATGGGGATTTTCCAACACAGTGGTTCCCTCATTTATGTGGCTGCTGCAGCCGTGTGCCTAGCTTGGCCCATGTGTGAAGCTTCTGGATTTTGCCTACCATCCTGGGCAATCCTTGATGCCACgatattattaaaacaaacaaaaatcagttcCTTCAGACACTCAACTGCACTGGTATTTAACTTTTACTTCCTGTCTCATAGCCATACAGCATCTTAGCTCTGTGAACTAAATCCCATGCCCTTTAACCACCTGTGCCTGGTCCTTCAAGACTCAATGATTCTTTCATAGTATTCATTTGGTTATTAATGAAGAGTCTTCAtggtgaaagaaaaacagacactgTGGCCCAATTCCTTAAGTTTATCCATGAGCCATAACCACCTCCTATCTAAGCATACTCAtacactcttaaaaattactTATAGGCTTATTATCATATTTGAACCAGGGACTGTCTACATGAGCTCCACACAACACATGTCCTCTACGAGTGGCCTGAGATTCAGAAATGCCACCGAGCAGACTAAGAACAGTTGTCATTAGAATCCAAGCCTTGCTTCTACGGCTTCCACTAAACATTTTAACTCTATGTTCAGAAATCAGCCCCAGTTGTGTTTTGTAAAGACCTCCCATCACACACTAGGAATTACTAGAGTGAAAGATAAAAACCATAAACGGCCCTTCCTGCTCAGACTCACGATATTCTTACTCGGCTGCCCTGATTAATAATACCCTTGTCCTCGCCAGCAAACGCCTCCAAGTTTTACCTGAACCGGCACCAGTCTTCTTACATTTCTTTAGTGTTTTGCCATAAACACAGCCAAGAAGAAACCTGAGGGAGGCAGGCCCTGAAAGGAAAAGCTTATGCTGGCCAGGAAAGGGAGGAGAGTTGCGAGACTCTCGGCAACGAGAATGCTGCCTTAGgcggaaatgactccaactaggaaccacgaggctgcaggtttgatccctgctcagtgggttaaggatccggtgttgctgtgactgcggtgtgggcctgcagctgtagctctgatgagacctctaggctgggaacctccatatgctgtgggtgtggccctaaaaaaagacaaaagacaaaaaaaagaaaagaaaaaagaaaagaatgctgcCTTAGGAAGTTGTTATAGGCCACCAAATattagggtgggggtgggggggagataaTCAGCTGCATTTTGTTACTTGATCTAACTCACAGGAAGAGGGCTCTAACGTTACGGTGACAATTCAGTTACAGTGGCCGAAGGAGGCCTTCCTGCCAAGAGGAAGCCCCGCATAGGAAGGGGAAACGGGGAGCCAGCACACTTCCAAGCTGGACATTCAGCCTGGGACCTCAGGACACCGTGAAACACAAGTGAAGCTTCCTCTGGTGAGAGCAGGGAGGTCAGAATCTGGAAATAGATATGTGTACACAGTTCTGGAGACAAAGCTTAAAACCAAGCGAACGAACAATATCATCCTTTAAGGATCTGGATCAGTTGGAACGACTTAAAAAGCGTGGGGAAAAGGACTGAAAGAACACAGTAAGGTACATAACCGGTCTGTTGTCAGCTCCCTTCATCTCTCCTTAATCGAAGCATCCTTGCAAGGCTGAATTGCTCTCATCAATCCTTCAGTAAGCCCTAGTCACTAAATCCAAAAAATGCTCATGCCCTCATCATAATTAACCCTCAGGAGCGTGTGAAGCGGCTGACCACTTTCGCATTTGAAAACGCTTTTCTCCATAAATACAGTACTTTTGGAAAACatgcttgcttttgttttctcccaCCTCACCagttggtctatttttttttttttttaattttcactggaTCCTATTCCACAGCCAGAATGTAAGAATAAGTACTCCagtcttccttttgcttttattcctatGCTATAACTACGCTTTCTCACAAGGTATTCTATTCAGTAATTGCCTTCCAGACAGTCTATGCACTGGTAACTCCACTATAAATCTTCATCCCTAACCTCTGGTGTTCTCCCGAGGCGTGTCCCAAAGGGTCTACGGGAAGTCTCCGTTTCCAGGTCTAAAAAGCGCAGGAAAGATCACACGGCCAAGAAAGAACGCTTGGGCATTCCCTTACTGTATCCATCTTAGTAAATGCAACTCATGTGACATGGTGATCAGATGTCAAGACGAGGCATCGCCCTCTGGTATCAAACCCACTAACACGTCCTCTCGCTTCTCCTTCCAGAGTAATTTAACTCACTCACTCTTGCTCTTTATCGCTGTCATGGTTTCTCTTCGAAACTAACTTATGAGCCACTTCACTCGTCTAATTCGCGCCACTCTGTGTCATGCTCCACAAGCACTTTTCCGTAGAGCAGTGGATTCTTAAAGACAGAGGCGAGGCCAGTCCCTCCCGCGTTGAGAATGTGGCTGCTACTCGTCTCTGAGTGAAAAGAAAGCCACTGTCTTCTTCCCTGAGGACGGAAGGCAGGTGGGTTTGTGCGTGAGATTTCCGCCTTGCTCTTCCTCCCCTGAGGGCTCTTACACCGTTGTGCCAGTTCTGACCTCACTGCCATCCGCATTCACCAAACAGCAGACGTCCGGTGCTTCTTTCCGGTTGCACAATAATCCAGGTTTCTTTCTCACCCCTCTGTTCAAGCACCCCTTCCCCTTATGCAGAATCCCCAAACACACATCACCTCACGTGACTGCATCACCTGACACATTCTTCCTGCAGCAGTCACTATGTTTCGCTTCCCTCCAACTCCTGATCTCCAACTACCTAAAGCCAACCTCCTTCCCCGCACCCAGGGTTTCTTCCCCTCTTTCCATTAACAGATGGACAGCCACTGTCCCTCCCAGCCTTGATCTGCTCCCCGTAACAGACTCACTTCTGTCCGTAGGACCCTTCTATTTCTC from the Sus scrofa isolate TJ Tabasco breed Duroc chromosome 9, Sscrofa11.1, whole genome shotgun sequence genome contains:
- the LOC110255340 gene encoding olfactory receptor 51G1-like, with amino-acid sequence MAPWASLVTAPGSNASSGPPASFYLTGIPGSENVQPFLSLPFCVLYLTGTVGNCTILHIIHTDQRLHEPMYYFLAMLALTDLGMSISTLPTVLKTFWFDAKEIEINACVAQMYFIHTFSLMESAVLLAMALDRYVAICDPLRYCSKLTPRRIVYIGGFIVIRCSPVLPVILVRIPRLSFCHSHVLSHSFCLHQDIIRLACADISFNVLFGLFVVVFYWGVDALGIFLSYAFIFRSVLRIASKRGKLKALNTCASHICAVLILYVPMIGLSLVHRFAKHSSPVIHVTMANVYLLVPPVLNPIIYSIKTKQIRQGFLRILFSKRVGLAPT